In Struthio camelus isolate bStrCam1 chromosome 3, bStrCam1.hap1, whole genome shotgun sequence, the DNA window CATACAGGACAAAGCAGAGGGGATTGCCACAGGCTGAGTCCTTGCTGTAAATTCATCTGACTTCCTAAGACACTGGACACCTAGTTCCCACTGAGCAGGAATTTCCTTCAAACCAATGACAAGATACTACTGACAAGCAAAGGCAACAGGATTAGCAAGAGTACTGGAGTTATTTTAAGGTGCAGTTCTACGGCAACTCAACCTGATCTAAGGCTGGGCTGCTTTGTACAAGTGTACAAATCCTACCAATAGTTGCGTGAGGGACAGCTCGTGTCTGAAATCAGTAAGTGgggagaaatgaaaataacacaGGTACTGCTGCATGTCTTGGCAGGCAGCAGGCCTGCTTACCTGGAAGTCATAGTTAGCATCATGATTTATGGCTCCAATATATGCTGCAACCTGTAATGGGTTGTCAAAAGTGTTTTGCAGAGATGGCTTTGATTTCTCTGAAGTCTTCCAGTCAATCACACATAACTGCCCTCTGCATAACACAAGAAGAGAGGACAACGTTTTACCTTAAATTTAGTCCCAATAAGAAATAAGACATGGCACCAAAGAAAGGCACTTCACGCTCACCCTGCTTCATCCCAACGTCATGTTGCTCATTATCATATCCAGTCTAATTAAATATCTTCTGCACTGGTAGCTTAGCTCTCAGAAACCAGGACTTACTAATACTAGTTGAAGCTCTTGGCAACTGCAGAGCCTCGCTTAACCCCACCCTGCTCATACCCCACTCCAATAGGGAAACCTCCACAAGGAACAGCAGCACTTCTGACATCAGATTCACCTCTGAGCTCATCCATTTTGCCTCTCTCAGCGGTCTTCCCAGCTTTCCCCCCGGAGCTCACCAACACACCTGTTCCAGCTTGGAACACAGCCTCCCATAAAACACAGAGCATCAAACGACGTTGACGTTTTTCGGTTTCTTAAAGAACCAGTATCTCACCGATACTTAGCCACGCAGTCTACCAGGCCTAGATACTGAAGAGTCTCATGTTGAACCGCACTTTCCAGAGCTTTTATTTCACTGATATCTTTTAAGACATGTTGTACGCTTGATAAGTAGCCAGAAACAGCAGtgtcttctccttgccccttAGTTGGCATCTCTTCAGACAGAAATATAGATTCCAAAGTTGCATGAAAGAGCTTTCCTTGGAGGAAAAGATCTAAGAGAGAcgtcaaaaaaacccacattttagGCTGTACTCATAATACGTGATGGACATGTGTACTAGATGTTACACAGCATAGCTCTTAAACCAATCCTGCTTTTTGTAGTGAAAGCTTCAGGAtttgaggaggagagagaaacaagagagaaaaaagttaagTGCCAAGAGTGAAATTAGTATCTCTTATATTAATGactatcccccccccccatactaaTTACATAGGAACAAAATATGATCTTTAATTTCCTGCTCATTCAAAGGCATTTGCCAATctctatgaattaaaaaaaaaaacattatttgagGCTGCTTATGAGCTGTTTGCTGTATATGCTAGTGCTATTGCGTTGGTTCATCTGAATTGAACAAATCTCTTCCCTCACTGGATGGACATAATTCTTAGGAATAAAGGGTTTAATGCAGAAATGATTCAAAAAGAGCATAAACAAAGCATATCTAGTTTTCAAAAGCATAATCATTTATGTTAAGGAGTGCTGAGGTATTTACCAATCTTGCTATAAGAAGCTACACACTATCCCCCAAGGGCAACCACCTCAGCACCATGCTGTCTTCACTCCTACAGCCTGGGGGAAGTCAGCTTTGTAGACTTTATGAAATAAAAACGTCTAAATGCATGGAATTTCAAAGAAAAGGTTGTATATACTAAAGCCCACAGTTACTTAAGAGCTTCAGCATTTAAAACAAGACATACAGTTTTCTAAATACACAGGAGGATATGATTTCAGAATACAAATTATGCTTGCATCTGCAGACAGGCTCAATCAAATCAGCAGGAAATATATGTTGCAGATTTTAGCAAATGAACAAGTAATGGAGAGGCAGATAGGATAGAGCAAAAAATATCTACAGTCTAATTCTAGTTTCCCCATGAAATTCTAAATTAGTTTTAGTGGTCCTAGAACAAAGATTAGATTCATTAATAACAGGTGCCCTTCCAATGTGCTCTTGCACCTTGACATGGAAAGAGCAGAACAGATTTTCAAAACGTTTTGACTTCTAGGGCCAAATCCAGCAGCTATGCTAGTACGTCCCAGCCAACTATCCAGACTAGTGGTTCTACTTTGTAATCACACTGTGGTTAGACTTACTTTTAGTGTACTCTGCAAAACCGTCTTTCCCAAGTTTGAGTATCATTTTCTGTTTCCATCTTTCTAGGTAAAGGGCTTGCTGCGGAGGAATAGTCTGTTGAAGAATACTGGTAACACtgggtattttgtttctttgtaagCTGATTTTCAGGGGAAGGTTTGAGTCACTGCCTGGAAGTGGAATTCTCTTGTTGGGGTTTACGAGAGGAACCCAGCTCTTTGGAGTTTTTGTTTCAGCGTTTTTAACTGGAGATCTATGTTTATCTGCTGGCCCATATAACAAATTGTCTTCTTCAAATAATGTCTCTGGTGTTTGGGAGCTGGTTTTGTAAGATGTCACAGAGCAGACCaaattcttgtatttttcttgatCAACTTGTTCATAAccattcacttttttcttcttactgtaaAGGCAAGTGGAGGTAGCCAGGCACATACACGGGACTGGCTTTTGGCACAAAGGTACTTGAAAGAGCATTTCCAGTCCCCTAGATTTCCTGAACAGTTGCTGTAGGAATTTCattctgaaaagaagcatttgtaggtatttacagttttctttcttctgttaggAACATTCTGTAGGTTACCATAACTTCCTCCTGTGGAAAAGAAATTCGTGATTTCCAGAGACAAAAAACTCTATTATCAATCTATTTTTGCTCTTTGCCAAATAAAGAACTGCCATGGTCACAAGTGTCTTCATACAATCGGTGCCACCAAAATTCCTTTAGATAAATAATACAGTAGCAGAAAGAACcaataaacagtgaaaagaggaaaggaTCCTGAAAAGAACTAGGGCTAGTTGGCAAAAACTGGAACAGGGCAAAAACATAAAAGATGGTGCAAGTAGAAAAAGCTGCAGTAGAGGATGCTCATGAAAGAAGACATAATAAACTCATCTGTAACAAACAACTTCTCTCAGAAGTGggacaaggagaaaaaagccaCGAAGAAGAGAATGAATGGATTTCTTTTTGCCAAGGTATTAAAAACAAGAGCAAGTTTATAGTGGATGCTGAACTTAAGGAGGTGGTGGGGACAAAGTAATTTTTGGAGAATAAAAACACGTTTTTCTCTGTTATACCTAGGAGAAAGCAAACAGTAGCACTATGTACATGCTGGAATTGCAAGACCTGAGACTCGGGAAAACCAAAGAGATATCAAATAAACGGCAAGTAACTTCAAACTTAAATACATCTTTTGAAGATCatagtaaaataaatatgaaagtatttttccAAACTGAGCTTCAAAAATAGGAGGAGTTGTGTCCTTCAAAGATGctttggaagtttaaaaaaaaaaaaagtataccaGATTTATTGTTCCCGGCATAGCTTTCAAAACCATAGTATAATTGCATTTGTAAGCCCCAGAAAATTTTACAAATATGGGTTAGATGTAAACACTTGAATAGTGGCATTTAAATCAACATTAAATACTCACAGAGTTGAGACCCTATTCTTTCAGAAATTATCTGCTTACTATTGCAAAGTTCCATTCCACCCTCTgtataaaaaacaaatcaaaacaggaCAGGCGATGCATACTGCCAACCGACATCggctttttgttcttaaaaatacCTTAACATTACGTTTTGCTTTCCCCACACTTCTTACACAGCAATTCACACACTGTCCAAACAGTagatgccaaaggaaaaaaaaaaaaaaaaacacctgaaggCCCTGATACAAGGAGTTATTCTGGATGGAGAGATCCTGCACTCATGCAGAGCCTCACTGACATCAGTAAGGCTCTGTGTAGGTTGAAGCATCTCTCAAGCAGAACACTTTGCAAAAATGGGGCTATATCAGCTACAGTTTATTAGATCAAGCCATCTTGTAACAAAAGGGTGTGACCTTGGACCCTGGTTCCAAAAACATCGTTCTTCATTCGTGAAGAACAAAATCCTCCAGGTGTTAGAAGTTTTGTCGGAATAAAAAGATACCCTGTACTTTTCTTTACCGACTTTACATTTTCACACTGACTTCGCACGGTTTGGGAGGGCAAATAATAACTGATCTAACAAAAAGCTAGTGTAGAACATAAAGGGTCCAAACAGATGGCATGTAATCTGATACAAAATTAACCTGTCAAAAGCAGATAAATCCGAATGAGGAAAATCCAATTATACTGGAAGAGAACTTTGTGTCACGTAGCAGTGGTACTGGACCAGCATTTCTGACCCAGCACTAGGAGCTCTAAAGTAAGAGTTGATCAACTGTTGTATGATGGTCTCATTCAGTCTTCATTAAGGATTCCCTGTAACTACAATTCGTATCAACCCAAATAGTTAGCGATTTTAAAACGACTTCCTGGTCCAGAAGGGAGAAACAAAGTAAATAATGAAAGTACCCTGGTTAATCCTGCTACTGATTTTCTGCAGTTTCATTTGataaaaagttactttaaaaggaaaacctTTCCACTTAAGATACTTTCAATGTGTCACTTCCCCTTTTCAATCATACGCAAACcttaatctgtttttcttttccagtaggACTGTGCTATGTGCAGCTGCATCTGTTTTCTAATTTTCCAGTGCTCAACACTGAGAATGCTCTGTCAGTAAGCATCCTGACGTTCAGATTCAGTAAAAAGTACTCTCCTACATGCACTCAAAAAGAGATCATTCAGATGCATTACGAAAGGACAAACCAGTCCATTTCAACCATTTTATTTCCATGACAGCGTGCAAGTTTTGCCAAAAAGAGAATAGTCTGTTTTGGACAGCTTATACAACAGTAATACATTGGCTTGTCTATGTTCTGGAAATTAAGTTCTACCTGGCTTTATTTCACAGACATTTGAGGCAGTTTTACAaatttaagtaaaacaaaatcaaatttatgttacctctaatttttttatttgatgGCATGAAGTTATTTCTACAGTTTGCTAGTTACAAATTTGTAAAAATTTCTGACAGGATAAAGAGGTACTTTTGAAATCAAGTATGCAACTGTTTCAATTGTTTCAGTCCTCCTTAGGTTTCCAGCCAGTGAATTCTATATGCCTGAATTTCTACTGCCCATTGTtctgataaatttatttttaagaagcacCTTGCATGATGTTATTTGATTATCATAAAGCAGCTcacttctgcaaagctgctttgccAAGATTTACAGTAACTTATTCTTCTCAGAAGatgattacatttttaaataggttttcagTCTTGGAATGGGATTGGCTACCTGTCAGAATCTGCCActtgctgaaaaagaaataacGAATAGTTTTAGCACAGTTTTCAGTTTGCTGCAGGAGATCACAGAAAGGGGTAAGGGCAGCAAAGGCATATATAAAGATCAGACCTCAACACCATAGGTAAAATGTTTCacggtattttttttcttttttttaatcatagaaaATAAGGCAGGAAAATTAATCTCTCCTCTCTTGGGGTATGCTTCTAAAGAGTTACTGGGGAAGTGGTTTAAtctaaaatgggggaaaaaaaaaaacctcttattcCAATCTAATAGTATCCAAGCTTGTAGTTTCTCAGGCTATTGTCTGTTGACTATTAATATGCTTACCAAAGTGTATTAATCAGAACAGAATAAAGCCTGGTTAACGACTGTGTACTTGTTGACTTAGCTAGAGCACAAAAGAAAAGGTTTATGGTGGAAGTTTGTCTGTCAGCTGCAGGAGGCAAAATGATACCTGACCCAACAAATAAAGCTCACTTGCACTAAGCTGTCCCCTCAATGTTTTTGGAGAAGTAAATTATACCAGATTACATGGCTACAAAAATGCACACTATTATGAGCCCTAGAGCTGACTGACTATATTACTGCAACACTGCCTCAGTGATACCTAGCATGAAATTTAAATTCGCAGACAAGTTTTGTTCTGGAATAATACTTGTGGAAATCTTTGCACATGCTATGAACTGAACTGCAGGAAAAGGGAGAGTCTGTAGTTTGTCAGTTGCTGCGCTGTTCTAAGGATGGAGAGACATTCTAGGgctaagaaataaaaaacaattgtATCTAACGGACTGAAAAATCACATACGTTGTTTAGTTAATTTCAGTGATACTTCTGTACAAAGAGCTACTTACATTTACAAGAAAGATGTGAGGCCGTGTGTCTGGATCTACTCTCATACAGACAGAACAAAACTTGATGGATATTTCTCTCAGTGGAAgtgtctcttttttccttcacaa includes these proteins:
- the MGME1 gene encoding mitochondrial genome maintenance exonuclease 1; this translates as MLLFRMKFLQQLFRKSRGLEMLFQVPLCQKPVPCMCLATSTCLYSKKKKVNGYEQVDQEKYKNLVCSVTSYKTSSQTPETLFEEDNLLYGPADKHRSPVKNAETKTPKSWVPLVNPNKRIPLPGSDSNLPLKISLQRNKIPSVTSILQQTIPPQQALYLERWKQKMILKLGKDGFAEYTKNLFLQGKLFHATLESIFLSEEMPTKGQGEDTAVSGYLSSVQHVLKDISEIKALESAVQHETLQYLGLVDCVAKYRGQLCVIDWKTSEKSKPSLQNTFDNPLQVAAYIGAINHDANYDFQVSCGLIVVAYKNGSPAHPHFMDPDLCSQYWNKWLLRLEEYMERK